One Tamandua tetradactyla isolate mTamTet1 chromosome 20, mTamTet1.pri, whole genome shotgun sequence DNA segment encodes these proteins:
- the FOXI1 gene encoding forkhead box protein I1: protein MSSFDLPVPSPPRCSPQFPSIGQEPPEMNLYYENFFHPQSVPSPQRPPSFEGGGEYGATPNPYLWLNGPSITPPPYLPGPNASPFLPQAYGMQRQLLPGVSGLGGSDLSWLPIPSQEELMKLVRPPYSYSALIAMAIHGAPDKRLTLSQIYQYVADNFPFYNKSKAGWQNSIRHNLSLNDCFKKVPRDEDDPGKGNYWTLDPNCEKMFDNGNFRRKRKRKSEVSSGPGDSASEKTESSLLGGSPKAAGAPDGADGTSPGTASSPERRPSPAPSASPCLNGFLSTVTAFAGGPSPGGRSGAAPGLSPEPADKLGQNLPGFNAYPPLGSLSGHGGGGEWGPPVPPAVLGYGGSVLNQFGPHFYSSINANSVLYPREGTEV from the exons ATGAGCTCCTTCGACCTCCCCGTGCCCTCCCCGCCTCGCTGCAGCCCCCAGTTCCCCAGCATCGGCCAGGAGCCCCCCGAGATGAACCTTTACTACGAGAACTTCTTCCACCCGCAGAGCGTGCCCAGCCCTCAGCGGCCCCCCTCCTTCGAGGGGGGCGGCGAGTACGGCGCCACCCCCAACCCCTACCTCTGGCTCAACGGGCCCAGCATAACCCCGCCGCCCTACCTGCCCGGCCCCAACGCCAGCCCCTTCCTGCCCCAGGCCTATGGCATGCAGAGGCAGCTGCTGCCCGGCGTGTCCGGGCTGGGGGGCAGCGACCTGAGCTGGCTGCCCATTCCCTCGCAGGAGGAGCTGATGAAGCTGGTGCGGCCCCCCTACTCCTACTCAGCTCTCATCGCCATGGCCATCCACGGCGCCCCCGACAAGCGCCTCACCCTCAGCCAGATCTACCAGTACGTGGCTGACAACTTCCCCTTCTACAACAAGAGCAAGGCGGGCTGGCAGAACTCCATCCGCCACAACCTGTCCCTCAACGACTGCTTCAAGAAGGTGCCCCGCGACGAGGATGACCCAG GCAAGGGGAATTACTGGACCCTCGACCCCAACTGTGAGAAGATGTTTGACAACGGCAATTTCcgcaggaagaggaagagaaaatcgGAGGTTTCGTCCGGCCCCGGCGACTCGGCCTCGGAGAAAACCGAGAGCAGTCTCCTGGGGGGCAGCCCCAAGGCCGCGGGCGCCCCGGACGGCGCGGACGGGACCTCGCCGGGCACCGCCAGCTCCCCCGAGAGGCGGCCCTCCCCTGCGCCCTCGGCCTCCCCCTGCCTCAATGGCTTCCTCTCCACCGTGACGGCCTTCGCGGGCGGGCCGAGCCCCGGGGGCCGCTCGGGGGCAGCGCCGGGACTGAGCCCCGAGCCCGCCGACAAGCTGGGGCAGAACTTGCCGGGCTTCAACGCCTACCCCCCGCTCGGCAGCCTCAGCGGCCACGGGGGCGGCGGCGAGTGGGGCCCCCCGGTGCCCCCCGCTGTGCTGGGCTACGGGGGCTCCGTCCTCAACCAGTTCGGCCCCCACTTCTACAGCAGCATCAACGCCAACAGCGTCCTGTACCCCAGGGAGGGCACCGAGGTCTAG